Within the Gracilinema caldarium DSM 7334 genome, the region TCCGCCGCGAAATGTTCGAAGCGGCTGCATCCCAGTTTAAACGGGCCGTATACCTGAATCCTTACGAGAGCGCTTTTAAACAGCATCTAGCTTGGTGTTTATATAAGATGAACCGGCTATCCGAAGCGTTAACAGAAATAGAAACAGCATTGCAACAAAAACCTGAAGACCCTGATTCTCTTACTGTTCGAAAACGGATCCTGCGGGCTCAAAAAGAAGAGGGCCCACGCAGAAAAGAGTCCCCCTAAGAATTTAGCAGCAGGGCTCCTGCTGCACCACTCGAAAGCACCCGAAATGCTGAGCAGGGCCCTGCTAAACCCATAAGGTTCAGCAGGGGCGCTTTTTATTTTTTAAGTGCTTCGGCAAGGGCTACTGCAACCGCTACAGAGGCTCCGACCATGGGATTATTACCCATACCAAGGAAACCCATCATTTCCACATGGGCTGGAACTGAAGAAGAGCCGGCAAACTGAGCATCAGAATGCATTCGGCCCATCGTATCGGTCATACCATAGGATGCAGGTCCTGCAGCCATGTTGTCTGGATGCAGAGTTCGTCCCGTTCCACCGCCAGAGGCTACAGAAAAATATTTCTTTCCCTGTTCGACACATTCCTTTTTATAGGTTCCTGCTACTGGATGCTGGAAACGGGTTGGATTGGTACTGTTCCCTGTTATGGAAATATCAACCTTTTCCTTATGCATAATGGCCACTCCCTCGCGGACATCATCGGCTCCATAACAACGAACCTGTCCCCGTTCTCCGGAGGAATAGGGAATAACTTCCACAACCTTAAGCTCTCCAGTGTAATAATCAAACTGGGTCTTTACATAGGTGAATCCATTGATACGGCTGATTATCTGGGCAGCATCCTTACCAAGACCATTAAGGATAACCTGCAGGGGTTTCTTTCGAGCCCGGTTTGCACTTTTAGCGATACCGATGGCACCTTCGGCAGCCGCAAAGGATTCATGCCCCGCTAAAAAACAGAAGCAGTTGGTTTCTTCCGAAAGGAGCATAGCCGCCAAATTTCCATGACCTATACCAACCTTACGATCATCCGCCACTGAGCCAGGAATACAAAAGGCTTGCAAGCCTTCGCCTAATGTACGGGCAATTTCTGCCGCCGAGCGAGAACCCTTCTTAATGGCAATGGCTCCACCAACAATATAGGCCCATACAGCATTATCAAAACAAATTGGCTGAATTCCCCTGACAATACCGGGGATATCCAGGCCCTTGGATTCACAGAGGGCCTTTGCTTCCTCGAGGGAATTGATACCATATTTATTAAGGACCGGAAGAATCTGCCCGATCCGACGTTCATAACTTTCAAATAACGCCATGCTGTTCCTCCTTATTCGTGCCGTGGATCGATAACCTTAACCGCTTCGGCGAAACGGCCATAGGTACCCTTTGCCTTTGCCAGGGCTTCGTTTGCATCCACACCCTTTTTAATGGCATCCATCATTTTCCCCAGATTTACAAATTCATAGCCGATTATTTCGTCCTTCTCGTTTACACCGACCCGGGTAACATACCCTTCGGCCATTTCCAGATACCGGGGCCCCTTCAGTTTTGTTGCAAACATGGTTGCAACCTGGCTCCGCAAACCTTTTCCCAGATCTTCCAGACTGGCTCCAATGGGAAGCCCCCCTTCAGAAAAAGCAGACTGGCTTCGGCCATAAGCAATTTGCAGGAACAGTTCCCTCATGGCCGTATTGATAGCGTCACAAACCAGATCGGTATTCAGGGCTTCCAGAATAGTTTTACCAATAAGGATTTCTGCAGCCATTGCTGCTGAATGGGTCATACCAGAACAGCCGATAGTTTCTACCAGGGCTTCTTCTATAATACCATCTTTGATATTCAGGCTCAGTTTACAAGCTCCCTGCTGGGGTGCACACCAGCCAACACCGTGGGTAAACCCAGAAATATCCTTAATTTCCTTTGCTTGGACCCATTTTCCCTCTTCTGGTATAGGGGCTGGACCATGATAGGCCCCCTTTGCTAGGGGACACATGTGCTCTACTTCGGTAGAATACATCATGAGAGACTCCTCAGATTATATTTTTTAAAGGGATTACCAAGGAAAACAGATCGAATTCCCACTGAAACCCCTCGCTAGCGTTCATCTTGTGGCCAGCCTCATCGCTTCCACAGCTACAACAGGAGTCATCAGCCGACTGGGAAGTCTAGGCAGAGAATACCACGGGCAATTTCTATCGCCCGCTATCCATTGTGATGAAATTGTAAAAACAAGTCAATTCTTTTCAGGAATTTATTATTGTAATCTACCCCTAATATATATCGTCCTTAGGTACAAGGTTTCTTTGTACATAGAACTGTGAAGCTCCATAACTATGTTTATTCAATACCTCTGCTTTTAAACCCCTTACCGTCTACCTAAGTATTTTTACTCAGCCAAAGAGTAATTTTACTCAATCGACAACGCTGTAAATCTATCCTCACAATAGCCTGCATATACAACAACAGCCTAGACTGTTTGAAAACTTTGGAGGATTGGTATGAAAAAACTTCTCGCAGGGTTATGTACCCTTGCCCTTTGTGCTGGATCCCTTTGGGCAGAGGATACTCTTGTAAAAGAACAGGATTACTCCGTAAAAGTAAGCGGAGATGTTAATCTGGTCATTAAAAAACAAGATTCCTATCGCTGTCCCTTTGATATTCCAGAATGGGGATGGGATCAGCGGGCAGGTGCAAGTGATCGTGACACCCAATGGTATCGGATTACATCGAACCTTACCGTATCTTCAGGGATCCTTGGACGCACCGAATGGTTTGGTGTCGTAAGCCTCGCCGCAGATGTAAATAGTCCAGATAATAATAAAACTACATTTACTAGCAATGGCACAATTGATGAATATAACCTCAATACCGAAATAAAAAAGATTGAATTAACCAATGCTTTTGTAATGTGGCGGCCTGAACTTTTAGGCGGTCGCCCCCTGGGGATAACCCTCGGTAATTTTAGCATAGCCCAGACAGCAAATGCAGCCTATTCCCATGTATTTTCAGGCGATCCGGATAGTGATTTTATTGGGTATACCATTTCAGCACTCATGAATAAACCCATGATTCACATCGATTTTCATATCTCAGGTGATACAGGTATTGGAATTGCCCTTGTTAAGGGGGCATCGGATTTTATTCAAAATTCCGCAGGATTTGATGATAAAACAGCCTTTACCGGGGTCCTGTGGGCAGAGGCTGCTTATAAAGGCTTTGCTCTGAACACTGCATATCAGTATACCCGAGGAAACCGACGTATCATTAAGAATGTTTCAATTGATGATTCAAGCGTTACCTATCCATCACTCCAATGGGATCCAAAATATTGGAATTCTAATTTTAATGCCCTGATCTCTTATCAGTATAACACTGAACTTTTTGGTATTAAACCATTTATTGGCTATAATCTGCAGTACGGTCAGGAAGCATCCATGAAGGAAATACAGGAATTGACCCAGGATTATAAAACCAAAATGACCCTTGCCCAAGTTGTTTCCGGAGGAACCGTTATCTCTTCCAAAATTGGTTCTATTCCGATTCGGCTTTCCGGAGAATACAGTAAAGTCATTATTCCAGACCTCAATGGGCTCGATGCTCTCGAAGATGGTAATCTTGACAGAAAGAGTGTGCTTGAAGGGATAAATAACAAAATTGATTTATTAAATATGAGCCTACCTCATCTTTCAGAAGGAGTTTTCAAGGACCTGTGCGGGTCAAGCGATACCGTATATACCTTCGCCGGACTCGATGCTCAGTATCATTTTGAACTCGCCGCCGATCTGAGTTCTCAGGTGACAGTCTCCCTTTTCATGAATGGGACCCTGCCAAAAACAACGGACTACAAGGTTACAGAAAAACAAAGGCAACAGATGATTGATCGAGTAATAGCTCAAGGAATACCCGCTCCTGTTGCTACAGGAATTGTGGATGGATTGATACAAGAAATTGATAAAAGCAATGATATAGGAACACGATGGACCAAAACAATGTCCTACGGCTTAACTGTTACCTATAGGTTCTAAGACTTCATTCTTTCAGCAAGTTATTTCGTACATGATGTCTTGCCTGGGGTTTTTATATAGGGCCTTTCCCCAGGCAGACTTTTTCTTCTCGTAAAGACCAATCCTGTTCATTATTTTTCCTTGCCCTCACTTCAAAAGGGGCCTATAATGAGCAGGAGGTTATCTATGAAGACAACATTACTGCACTCCTGGCATGAAACTGCGGGAGCCCGCTTTGCGCCCTTCGCAGGCTTTGATATGCCCATCCAATATCCCACAGGAGCCATAGAAGAACACCGGCTCACCCGCCGTTCCGTGGGCCTTTTTGATATTGACCACATGGGTCAGGTGCTAATCTGGGGGCCTGGGGCGGGGGAAGCTCTTTCCCGTCTGGTTTCTAACAGACTGCTCGATATGAAACCGGGAGAAGCCCGCTATGCTTTACTGCTTAACGAGACAGGCGGTGTTATAGATGACCTCTTTATCTATCGGCTAGCCGCTTCCCAATCGATGCCTGATCGATGGTTTATAGTGGTGAATGCAGGGAACCGGGAAATTGATGTAGCATATTTCCAAAACAATCTAAAACCACCAATACAAGTTCAGGACATTTCCGACGAAACCTACATGATCGCCGTACAGGGGCCTCAGGCAGTGCCACTAATCGACAGTATAACCGGGGGAGCCCTTTCCGCAACCAGTCGTTTTACCATGATCGAAGCGTATATTGATGGGATCCTCTGCAGGATTGGCCGTACCGGTTATACCGGGGAGGATGGGGCTGAACTCTTTTATCCTGCAGAAAAGTCGGTCCATATCTGGGAATTCCTGTTGGCTGCAGCTCAAAAACTGGGCATAGAAGCCGGCCCCATCGGACTGGCAGCTCGGGATTCCCTCCGGTTCGAAGCAGGAATGCCCCTTCATGGCCATGAGATCACCCCCAGTATTACCCCCCTGGAGGCTTTGCTCTCCTGGGCCTGTGATTTTGAAAAGGACTTTGTCGGTAAATCGGCCCTGATCGAACTGAAAGCCCGGGGACTTTCCCGAAAGCTGGTTACCATCAATGTAACCGGTGGAGTTCCTCGGGAGGGGTATCAGGTACTTGACCGGGAAGGCAAGGAAATAGGAATCTGTGTCGCTGGGATGTATTGTCCGACTACGGAAACCTATTCAGCCAATGCCTTTGTACCGCCTGCTTATGCAAAGGTCGGAACCCAATTGGCCGTCAGTATCCGTGGAAATGCAAAACCGGCGGTCGTTGTACAACGGCCCTTATATGTTCCAACCTACAGGAGAACCACATGAAACTGGATGAACGCTGTCGTTATGCAAAAACCCATGAATGGGCCCGCAAAGAGGGCAATGAATTCGTTATTGGCATATCCGACCATGCCCAGCATAGTCTGGGGGATATTGTGTTTGTGGATTTGCCTAAGGTCGGTACCAGTTTTGGTAAGGGTGCAGCCTTTGGTGTAGTAGAATCGGTAAAGGCAGCCAGCGATATTTACGTTCCTCTCGCCGGCAAAGTAACTGCAGTAAATACCCAACTCCAGGACGCCCCGGATCTTATCAACAAGGACCCTTACGGAGATGGCTGGATTATCAAAATAGCTCCGGAAAACCCCGCAGACTTCGATAAACTTCTTTCTCCTGGGGAATATGAAAAGATAGCGGCGGAGGAATAATCGTGCCCTACATCCCGGTTACCGATGCTCAGCGAGAGAACATGCTCCACCAGCTGGGAGTACTATCACTGGAAGACCTCTTTACCGATATTCCCCAGGAACATCGTTTCCCAAAGCTTGCCCTGGACAAAGGAAAAAGCGAACTGGAGGTTCTGCGGGAATTGGGTACCTTTTCCCGGGCTAATGCCCAGGCGGACACCTATCGCTGGTTTTTGGGAGCTGGAGCCTATGACCATTTTATTCCCACGGTCGTACCAGCCCTTGCATCCCGGGGCGAATTTCTCACGGCCTATACACCCTATCAACCTGAGGTAAGCCAGGGGACCCTTCAGGCTATCTTTGAATACCAGAGCATGGTAGCAGAACTGACCGGGATGGATGCGGTGAATGCAAGCCACTACGATGGAGCTACCGCCCTGGCAGAAGCGGTCCTCATGGGACTTAAAAACAGTGAGGCACACACCCGGATTTTGCTCCCCCAGGGTTTACATCCCGAATATAAAGAGGTGATCCACACCTAT harbors:
- a CDS encoding tetratricopeptide repeat protein, whose translation is MKHHNEEAELHSPKLSEELEDQLRPSRYLGYDRDHLGVALLRREMFEAAASQFKRAVYLNPYESAFKQHLAWCLYKMNRLSEALTEIETALQQKPEDPDSLTVRKRILRAQKEEGPRRKESP
- a CDS encoding iron-sulfur cluster assembly scaffold protein; protein product: MMYSTEVEHMCPLAKGAYHGPAPIPEEGKWVQAKEIKDISGFTHGVGWCAPQQGACKLSLNIKDGIIEEALVETIGCSGMTHSAAMAAEILIGKTILEALNTDLVCDAINTAMRELFLQIAYGRSQSAFSEGGLPIGASLEDLGKGLRSQVATMFATKLKGPRYLEMAEGYVTRVGVNEKDEIIGYEFVNLGKMMDAIKKGVDANEALAKAKGTYGRFAEAVKVIDPRHE
- a CDS encoding GGGtGRT protein — protein: MALFESYERRIGQILPVLNKYGINSLEEAKALCESKGLDIPGIVRGIQPICFDNAVWAYIVGGAIAIKKGSRSAAEIARTLGEGLQAFCIPGSVADDRKVGIGHGNLAAMLLSEETNCFCFLAGHESFAAAEGAIGIAKSANRARKKPLQVILNGLGKDAAQIISRINGFTYVKTQFDYYTGELKVVEVIPYSSGERGQVRCYGADDVREGVAIMHKEKVDISITGNSTNPTRFQHPVAGTYKKECVEQGKKYFSVASGGGTGRTLHPDNMAAGPASYGMTDTMGRMHSDAQFAGSSSVPAHVEMMGFLGMGNNPMVGASVAVAVALAEALKK
- the gcvT gene encoding glycine cleavage system aminomethyltransferase GcvT — protein: MKTTLLHSWHETAGARFAPFAGFDMPIQYPTGAIEEHRLTRRSVGLFDIDHMGQVLIWGPGAGEALSRLVSNRLLDMKPGEARYALLLNETGGVIDDLFIYRLAASQSMPDRWFIVVNAGNREIDVAYFQNNLKPPIQVQDISDETYMIAVQGPQAVPLIDSITGGALSATSRFTMIEAYIDGILCRIGRTGYTGEDGAELFYPAEKSVHIWEFLLAAAQKLGIEAGPIGLAARDSLRFEAGMPLHGHEITPSITPLEALLSWACDFEKDFVGKSALIELKARGLSRKLVTINVTGGVPREGYQVLDREGKEIGICVAGMYCPTTETYSANAFVPPAYAKVGTQLAVSIRGNAKPAVVVQRPLYVPTYRRTT
- the gcvH gene encoding glycine cleavage system protein GcvH — protein: MKLDERCRYAKTHEWARKEGNEFVIGISDHAQHSLGDIVFVDLPKVGTSFGKGAAFGVVESVKAASDIYVPLAGKVTAVNTQLQDAPDLINKDPYGDGWIIKIAPENPADFDKLLSPGEYEKIAAEE
- a CDS encoding autotransporter domain-containing protein; amino-acid sequence: MKKLLAGLCTLALCAGSLWAEDTLVKEQDYSVKVSGDVNLVIKKQDSYRCPFDIPEWGWDQRAGASDRDTQWYRITSNLTVSSGILGRTEWFGVVSLAADVNSPDNNKTTFTSNGTIDEYNLNTEIKKIELTNAFVMWRPELLGGRPLGITLGNFSIAQTANAAYSHVFSGDPDSDFIGYTISALMNKPMIHIDFHISGDTGIGIALVKGASDFIQNSAGFDDKTAFTGVLWAEAAYKGFALNTAYQYTRGNRRIIKNVSIDDSSVTYPSLQWDPKYWNSNFNALISYQYNTELFGIKPFIGYNLQYGQEASMKEIQELTQDYKTKMTLAQVVSGGTVISSKIGSIPIRLSGEYSKVIIPDLNGLDALEDGNLDRKSVLEGINNKIDLLNMSLPHLSEGVFKDLCGSSDTVYTFAGLDAQYHFELAADLSSQVTVSLFMNGTLPKTTDYKVTEKQRQQMIDRVIAQGIPAPVATGIVDGLIQEIDKSNDIGTRWTKTMSYGLTVTYRF